Proteins encoded together in one Ictidomys tridecemlineatus isolate mIctTri1 chromosome 3, mIctTri1.hap1, whole genome shotgun sequence window:
- the LOC101959417 gene encoding olfactory receptor 1A1, producing the protein MKKENQSSTMEFILLGVTGQQEQEDFFFILFLFIYPITLVGNLLIILAILSDSRLHNPMYFLLANLSLVDIFLSSVTMPKMLANHLLGSKAISFGGCLTQMYFMIALVNTESYILAAMAYDRAMAISRPLHYTTIMSPRSCVLLVVASWVIGNANALPHTLLTASLSFCGSKEVANFYCDISPLLKLSCSDIHLNVKMMYLGVAVFSVPLLCIVVSYIRVFSTVLRIPSTKGVRKAFSTCGSHLTAVSLYYGTVMGMYFRPLTTYSLKDAVLAVMYMTVTPMLNPFIYSLRNQDMKAALKKLFHRRSSS; encoded by the coding sequence atgaagaaagaaaatcagtctTCTACCATGGAGTTCATCCTCTTGGGAGTCACAGGtcagcaggagcaggaggatttcttcttcatcctcttcttGTTCATTTACCCCATCACCCTGGTAGGAAACTTACTCATCATCCTCGCCATTCTCTCTGACAGTCGCCTCCACAACCCCATGTATTTCCTCCTGGCCAACCTCTCCCTTGTCGACATCTTCTTATCCTCTGTAACCATGCCTAAGATGCTGGCCAATCATCTCCTGGGCAGCAAAGCCATCTCCTTTGGGGGATGCCTGACACAGATGTATTTCATGATAGCTTTGGTCAACACAGAAAGCTACATACTGGCAGCCATGGCATATGACCGAGCCATGGCCATCAGCCGCCCTCTTCATTATACAACCATCATGAGTCCAAGGTCCTGTGTCCTGCTGGTGGTTGCTTCCTGGGTGATTGGAAACGCCAATGCCCTTCCTCACACTCTGCTCACAGCTAGTCTGTCCTTCTGTGGCAGCAAGGAAGTGGCCAACTTCTACTGTGATATTTCCCCCTTGCTCAAGCTGTCCTGTTCCGACATACACTTGAACGTGAAGATGATGTACCTAGGAGTTGCTGTTTTCTCTGTGCCATTACTGTGCATTGTTGTCTCCTATATTCGTGTCTTTTCCACAGTCCTCCGCATTCCATCCACAAAGGGCGTAcgcaaagccttctccacctgtggatctcacctcacAGCTGTTTCCTTGTACTATGGGACAGTCATGGGCATGTATTTCCGACCTCTGACCACTTACAGCCTAAAGGATGCTGTGCTTGCTGTGATGTACATGACAGTGACCCCAATGTTAAATCCTTTCATCTACAGTCTGAGAAACCAAGACATGAAGGCTGCTCTGAAGAAACTCTTTCACAGAAGAAGCTCTTCGTAA